A genomic segment from Xanthobacter dioxanivorans encodes:
- a CDS encoding 2Fe-2S iron-sulfur cluster-binding protein, with translation MSHKIQIAPDGPIFEARPDETILQAARRNGQILPYECGWGVAGHAKWGLSKVLST, from the coding sequence ATGTCACACAAGATCCAAATCGCACCTGATGGCCCGATATTCGAGGCACGGCCCGATGAAACCATCCTTCAGGCTGCACGGCGCAACGGCCAGATCCTGCCCTATGAATGCGGCTGGGGAGTTGCGGGACATGCAAAGTGGGGCTTGTCGAAGGTTCTGTCGACCTGA